From Candoia aspera isolate rCanAsp1 chromosome 4, rCanAsp1.hap2, whole genome shotgun sequence, a single genomic window includes:
- the LOC134495587 gene encoding tetraspanin-4-like, which translates to MGVSRGCLLCVKVKMFVFNLIFWLGGCGVLGVGVWLAATQGRFATLSFSFPSLSAAGLFMATGAIIMVVGFLGCLGAATEHRCLLLTFFLVLSTLFLLELVGLLVFVTCRDKFDRYAQSNLKEGLKLYETEDNLGLTKAWDLVQNEFRCCGVQNYTDWFEMRNSTWVPESCCLQRSDGCQVDSASWWKEPCYEKVKRWLGENISAMGIFAACIIVVQVLGIVFSMLMYCQVRRAEKYYD; encoded by the exons ATGGGGGTGAGCCGAGGATGTTTGCTTTGTGTTAAAGTGAAAATGTTTGTGTTCAATCTCATCTTCTGG CTGGGAGGCTGTGGGGTACTTGGCGTGGGTGTATGGCTGGCTGCCACCCAGGGCCGCTTTGCTACCTTATCCTTCTCCTTCCCATCGCTGTCAGCAGCAGGGCTCTTCATGGCAACAGGGGCCATCATCATGGTGGTGGGGTTCCTCGGATGCTTGGGGGCCGCCACAGAACATCGATGCCTCTTACTGACG TTCTTCCTGGTCCTTTCCACCCTCTTTCTCCTGGAACTAGTTGGATTGCTAGTTTTTGTCACTTGCCGGGATAAG TTTGACCGATATGCTCAGTCCAACCTCAAGGAAGGACTCAAGCTCTATGAGACAGAAGACAACTTGGGGTTAACCAAAGCGTGGGACCTTGTGCAAAATGAG TTCCGTTGTTGTGGGGTGCAGAACTACACAGATTGGTTTGAGATGAGGAACAGCACTTGGGTTCCCGAGTCCTGCTGCTTACAGCGAAGTGATGGTTGTCAAGTGGACAGTGCCAGCTGGTGGAAGGAG CCTTGCTACGAGAAGGTGAAACGCTGGCTAGGGGAGAACATCTCTGCAATGGGCATTTTTGCTGCCTGTATCATTGTTGTCCAG GTCTTGGGCATCGTGTTCTCCATGCTGATGTATTGCCAAGTTCGGAGGGCAGAGAAATACTACGACTGA
- the LOC134495592 gene encoding DNA-directed RNA polymerases I, II, and III subunit RPABC5-like, with protein MIIPVRCFTCGKVVGNKWEAYLGLLQAEYTEGDALDALGLKRYCCRRMLLSHVDLIEKLLNYAPLEK; from the exons ATGATCATCCCTGtacgatgcttcacttgtggtaaAGTTGTGGGGAACAAGTGGGAAGCATACCTGGGCCTCTTGCAGGCTGAATACACAGAAGG AGATGCATTGGATGCTCTTGGTCTGAAGCGCTACTGTTGTCGCCGGATGCTTCTGTCCCACGTGGATTTGATTGAGAAGCTGCTGAACTATGCACCTTTGGAGAAATAG
- the PRMT1 gene encoding protein arginine N-methyltransferase 1 isoform X1, which translates to MAEAANCIMENFVTTLANGMSLQTPLEDVTPHSWGHSGGRAAQEVSCTQPESSSKPTAEEMTSKDYYFDSYAHFGIHEEMLKDEVRTLTYRNSMFHNRHLFKDKVVLDVGSGTGILCMFAAKAGAKRVIGIECSSISDYAVKIVKANKLDHVVSIIKGKVEEVELPVEKVDIIISEWMGYCLFYESMLNTVIYARDKWLTPDGLIFPDRATLYITAIEDRQYKDYKIHWWENVYGFDMSCIKDVAIKEPLVDVVDPKQLVTNACLIKEVDIYTVKVEDLTFTSPFCLQVKRNDYIHALVAYFNIEFTRCHKRTGFSTSPESPYTHWKQTVFYMEDYLTVKTGEEIFGTIGMKPNAKNNRDLDFTIDLDFKGQLCELSCSTDYRMR; encoded by the exons AATTTTGTAACCACGCTGGCTAATGGGATGAGCCTGCAGACTCCGCTAGAAGATGTAA CTCCCCACTCCTGGGGACACTCAGGGGGTAGAGCAGCTCAGGAG GTCTCGTGCACCCAgccagaaagcagcagcaaaccCACAGCGGAAGAGATGACTTCCAAGGATTACTACTTCGACTCCTACGCCCACTTTGGGATCCATGAG GAAATGCTGAAGGATGAGGTCCGCACACTGACCTACAGAAATTCCATGTTTCACAACCGGCACCTCTTCAAGGACAAAGTGGTCCTGGATGTTGGCAGTGGCACGGGAATACTTTGCATGTTTGCAGCCAAGGCTGGTGCCAAGCGGGTCATTGGG ATTGAATGCTCCAGTATCTCTGATTATGCTGTCAaaattgtcaaagccaacaaacTCGACCATG TGGTGTCCATCATCAAGGGCAAAGTGGAGGAAGTGGAGTTGCCTGTGGAGAAGGTTGACATAATCATCAGTGAGTGGATGGGTTACTGCCTCTTCTATGAGTCCATGCTCAATACTGTCATCTATGCCCGGGATAAGTGGCTG ACCCCCGATGGACTTATTTTTCCAGACCGGGCCACACTGTATATCACTGCTATTGAAGATCGGCAGTACAAAGATTACAAGATCCACT GGTGGGAGAATGTATATGGATTTGACATGTCATGCATCAAAGACGTGGCAATCAAAGAGCCCTTGGTGGATGTTGTTGACCCAAAGCAGTTGGTCACTAATGCCTGTCTCATCAAG GAAGTAGACATCTACACAGTGAAGGTGGAGGACTTGACCTTCACATCACCCTTCTGTCTCCAAGTGAAACGCAACGACTACATCCATGCCTTGGTTGCCTATTTCAACATAGAATTTACCCGATGCCACAAGCGAACTGGATTCTCTACCA GTCCTGAATCTCCCTACACCCACTGGAAACAGACAGTCTTTTACATGGAGGACTACCTAACAGTGAAGACAGGAGAGGAGATATTTGGCACCATTGGCATGAAGCCCAATGCCAAGAACAAT CGAGATCTGGACTTCACCATCGACTTGGACTTCAAGGGCCAGTTGTGTGAGCTGTCGTGTTCAACGGATTACCGGATGCGTTAG
- the PRMT1 gene encoding protein arginine N-methyltransferase 1 isoform X3 yields MAEAANCIMEVSCTQPESSSKPTAEEMTSKDYYFDSYAHFGIHEEMLKDEVRTLTYRNSMFHNRHLFKDKVVLDVGSGTGILCMFAAKAGAKRVIGIECSSISDYAVKIVKANKLDHVVSIIKGKVEEVELPVEKVDIIISEWMGYCLFYESMLNTVIYARDKWLTPDGLIFPDRATLYITAIEDRQYKDYKIHWWENVYGFDMSCIKDVAIKEPLVDVVDPKQLVTNACLIKEVDIYTVKVEDLTFTSPFCLQVKRNDYIHALVAYFNIEFTRCHKRTGFSTSPESPYTHWKQTVFYMEDYLTVKTGEEIFGTIGMKPNAKNNRDLDFTIDLDFKGQLCELSCSTDYRMR; encoded by the exons GTCTCGTGCACCCAgccagaaagcagcagcaaaccCACAGCGGAAGAGATGACTTCCAAGGATTACTACTTCGACTCCTACGCCCACTTTGGGATCCATGAG GAAATGCTGAAGGATGAGGTCCGCACACTGACCTACAGAAATTCCATGTTTCACAACCGGCACCTCTTCAAGGACAAAGTGGTCCTGGATGTTGGCAGTGGCACGGGAATACTTTGCATGTTTGCAGCCAAGGCTGGTGCCAAGCGGGTCATTGGG ATTGAATGCTCCAGTATCTCTGATTATGCTGTCAaaattgtcaaagccaacaaacTCGACCATG TGGTGTCCATCATCAAGGGCAAAGTGGAGGAAGTGGAGTTGCCTGTGGAGAAGGTTGACATAATCATCAGTGAGTGGATGGGTTACTGCCTCTTCTATGAGTCCATGCTCAATACTGTCATCTATGCCCGGGATAAGTGGCTG ACCCCCGATGGACTTATTTTTCCAGACCGGGCCACACTGTATATCACTGCTATTGAAGATCGGCAGTACAAAGATTACAAGATCCACT GGTGGGAGAATGTATATGGATTTGACATGTCATGCATCAAAGACGTGGCAATCAAAGAGCCCTTGGTGGATGTTGTTGACCCAAAGCAGTTGGTCACTAATGCCTGTCTCATCAAG GAAGTAGACATCTACACAGTGAAGGTGGAGGACTTGACCTTCACATCACCCTTCTGTCTCCAAGTGAAACGCAACGACTACATCCATGCCTTGGTTGCCTATTTCAACATAGAATTTACCCGATGCCACAAGCGAACTGGATTCTCTACCA GTCCTGAATCTCCCTACACCCACTGGAAACAGACAGTCTTTTACATGGAGGACTACCTAACAGTGAAGACAGGAGAGGAGATATTTGGCACCATTGGCATGAAGCCCAATGCCAAGAACAAT CGAGATCTGGACTTCACCATCGACTTGGACTTCAAGGGCCAGTTGTGTGAGCTGTCGTGTTCAACGGATTACCGGATGCGTTAG
- the PRMT1 gene encoding protein arginine N-methyltransferase 1 isoform X2 → MAEAANCIMENFVTTLANGMSLQTPLEDVSCTQPESSSKPTAEEMTSKDYYFDSYAHFGIHEEMLKDEVRTLTYRNSMFHNRHLFKDKVVLDVGSGTGILCMFAAKAGAKRVIGIECSSISDYAVKIVKANKLDHVVSIIKGKVEEVELPVEKVDIIISEWMGYCLFYESMLNTVIYARDKWLTPDGLIFPDRATLYITAIEDRQYKDYKIHWWENVYGFDMSCIKDVAIKEPLVDVVDPKQLVTNACLIKEVDIYTVKVEDLTFTSPFCLQVKRNDYIHALVAYFNIEFTRCHKRTGFSTSPESPYTHWKQTVFYMEDYLTVKTGEEIFGTIGMKPNAKNNRDLDFTIDLDFKGQLCELSCSTDYRMR, encoded by the exons AATTTTGTAACCACGCTGGCTAATGGGATGAGCCTGCAGACTCCGCTAGAAGAT GTCTCGTGCACCCAgccagaaagcagcagcaaaccCACAGCGGAAGAGATGACTTCCAAGGATTACTACTTCGACTCCTACGCCCACTTTGGGATCCATGAG GAAATGCTGAAGGATGAGGTCCGCACACTGACCTACAGAAATTCCATGTTTCACAACCGGCACCTCTTCAAGGACAAAGTGGTCCTGGATGTTGGCAGTGGCACGGGAATACTTTGCATGTTTGCAGCCAAGGCTGGTGCCAAGCGGGTCATTGGG ATTGAATGCTCCAGTATCTCTGATTATGCTGTCAaaattgtcaaagccaacaaacTCGACCATG TGGTGTCCATCATCAAGGGCAAAGTGGAGGAAGTGGAGTTGCCTGTGGAGAAGGTTGACATAATCATCAGTGAGTGGATGGGTTACTGCCTCTTCTATGAGTCCATGCTCAATACTGTCATCTATGCCCGGGATAAGTGGCTG ACCCCCGATGGACTTATTTTTCCAGACCGGGCCACACTGTATATCACTGCTATTGAAGATCGGCAGTACAAAGATTACAAGATCCACT GGTGGGAGAATGTATATGGATTTGACATGTCATGCATCAAAGACGTGGCAATCAAAGAGCCCTTGGTGGATGTTGTTGACCCAAAGCAGTTGGTCACTAATGCCTGTCTCATCAAG GAAGTAGACATCTACACAGTGAAGGTGGAGGACTTGACCTTCACATCACCCTTCTGTCTCCAAGTGAAACGCAACGACTACATCCATGCCTTGGTTGCCTATTTCAACATAGAATTTACCCGATGCCACAAGCGAACTGGATTCTCTACCA GTCCTGAATCTCCCTACACCCACTGGAAACAGACAGTCTTTTACATGGAGGACTACCTAACAGTGAAGACAGGAGAGGAGATATTTGGCACCATTGGCATGAAGCCCAATGCCAAGAACAAT CGAGATCTGGACTTCACCATCGACTTGGACTTCAAGGGCCAGTTGTGTGAGCTGTCGTGTTCAACGGATTACCGGATGCGTTAG